The Coleofasciculus sp. FACHB-1120 genome segment AACAACATCAACGACGACGCCCTAGGGAATGGGCAACGCTGCAAGTACCGATAACACTGGCAGCAACGATTCGGTCATCGCAGAATTCGAGTTGTCTCCTTGTTGATTCTTTGGGAACTTGGGTGGCTAATTTTTTAGACCAAGACGATGAAACTTGGGAGAAGACGTGCCAGGAGTTGCTGGAAAGTTTGGATAGTGTCAGTGATGCGATCTTGGTGGCAGAGGAAACGGGTTGGGGGGTTGTTCCCGCCTATCCCCTCGGTCGGCTGTTCCGCGATCGCCTGGGAGGGCTGGTGCGTCGAGTGGGCGCGATCGCTAACCCAGTCTACTTAGTTACTGCTGGTCACGTTCTCAACCTGAGCCACCTGGGAACGCCATTACCAAAATGATCATAGGCGCTAGCATAGAAAGACTTAGAGGCAAACGGGCAATTGCGAATGACTCATTGCTAATTGAGAAGCCAATTGAGAAAAAGCGAGTTGTTCATTACTCTATACCTATTACCGTTAACTCCGTTGTTATGGCATCTCAACACCAAGTCAGACAGTATCTTGCTTATTGGTTTCAGTTGGGCAAAAAAGTTTTGATTCGGAATGGTCAAGAAGCGCTGTTGCCGCAACCCGTGATTCGGGGCGATCGCTACTCTCAAGAATTTGAAAATTGCTGGCAGCAAATCCTCTCCTCATCAGGGGACTGCTACTTAGAGGGCACCGAAGAACCGATTGCCCAGTTGCTGACACCGGCATGGGATGTGTCGCCCTGTTCTCGTTGCACTATGCCTGTACCCGTCCGGACTGCGGGAATGCCGCCTTTAGCTTGTCCCTGTAACGATCTCAGCGGTTGGCCCAACACAGAAGTTCCACTACCGCGATCGCCCGTCAGCAGT includes the following:
- the cobU gene encoding bifunctional adenosylcobinamide kinase/adenosylcobinamide-phosphate guanylyltransferase, translating into MTSIKNLILVTGPARSGKSEWAETLAMRSGKPVVYVATAQVDPNDLEWLSRIEQHQRRRPREWATLQVPITLAATIRSSQNSSCLLVDSLGTWVANFLDQDDETWEKTCQELLESLDSVSDAILVAEETGWGVVPAYPLGRLFRDRLGGLVRRVGAIANPVYLVTAGHVLNLSHLGTPLPK